One Arvicanthis niloticus isolate mArvNil1 chromosome 13, mArvNil1.pat.X, whole genome shotgun sequence genomic window carries:
- the Dnajc22 gene encoding dnaJ homolog subfamily C member 22 — protein MAKGLLMTYALWALGGPVGLHHLYLGRDSHALLWMLTLGGGGLGWLWEFWKLPSFVAQANRVQSWKQRPEEERPPLSLLRFASQIVVGVYFGLVALVSLSSMANFYIVGLPLAVGLGVLLVAAVGNQTSDFKNTLGVAFLTSPVFYGRPIAILPISLAASITAQKHRRYKALAGSETLSVRLYRVGLAYLAFTGPLAYSTMCNTAATINYVAETLGSFLSWFSFFPLLGRLVESLLLLPCQIWWLLAGDPGFNSSQFQEWEKLYEFVDSFQDEKRQLAHQVLGIPEGATSEEIHRSYRDLVKVWHPDHNRHQTEEAQRHFLEIQAAYEVLSQPRKPRASWR, from the exons ATGGCCAAAGGGCTCCTGATGACTTATGCCCTTTGGGCTTTGGGGGGTCCTGTTGGACTCCACCACCTATACCTGGGAAGGGACAGCCATGCTCTGCTCTGGATGCTCACCCTGGGAGGTGGAGGGTTGGGCTGGCTCTGGGAATTCTGGAAGCTCCCAAGCTTTGTGGCTCAAGCCAATAGAGTCCAGAGTTggaaacagaggccagaagaggagagaCCACCACTGAGTCTCCTTCGCTTTGCTTCCCAGATAGTAGTGGGTGTCTATTTTGGTCTCGTGGCACTAGTCAGTCTTTCTTCCATGGCCAACTTCTATATAGTGGGCCTCCCACTAGCTGTTGGCTTAGGGGTCTTGCTGGTAGCTGCTGTTGGTAACCAGACCTCAGACTTTAAGAACACCTTAGGAGTGGCCTTCCTCACTTCCCCTGTGTTCTATGGCCGCCCCATTGCCATCCTGCCCATTAGTTTGGCTGCCAGCATTACAGCTCAAAAGCACCGGCGATACAAAGCTTTGGCGGGGTCAGAGACACTTAGTGTGCGGCTCTACCGTGTGGGTTTAGCTTACCTTGCCTTCACAGGCCCACTGGCGTACAGCACCATGTGTAACACAGCCGCCACGATTAACTACGTTGCAGAAACCTTGGGTTCCTTCTTGAGTTGGTTTAGCTTTTTCCCACTTCTTGGCCGCCTCGTGGAgtctctcttgcttctgccttgCCAGATCTGGTGGCTACTGGCTGGGGATCCTGGCTTCAACAGCAGCCAGTTCCAGGAGTGGGAAAAGCTCTATGAGTTTGTTGACAGTTTTCAGGATGAGAAACGGCAGCTGGCTCACCAG GTTCTGGGCATTCCCGAAGGAGCAACCAGTGAAGAAATACATCGGAGTTACCGGGACCTGGTGAAGGTCTGGCATCCAGACCACAACCGGCACCAGACCGAGGAGGCCCAGAGGCACTTCCTGGAGATCCAGGCTGCCTATGAAGTCTTGAGTCAGCCCAGGAAGCCCAGAGCATCCTGGAGGTGA